A genomic window from Streptomyces broussonetiae includes:
- a CDS encoding CDGSH iron-sulfur domain-containing protein has protein sequence MPNPSERPRRIRVQRDGPLLVEGPVEVVGEDGEVTVSRRFTVAICTCRRTRTPPWCDTSHRRRRRRDETS, from the coding sequence GTGCCGAACCCATCTGAACGCCCCCGCCGCATCCGCGTCCAGCGGGACGGCCCGCTCCTGGTGGAGGGACCGGTCGAGGTCGTGGGCGAGGACGGCGAGGTGACGGTGTCGCGGCGCTTCACCGTGGCCATCTGCACCTGCCGGCGCACCCGCACGCCGCCCTGGTGCGACACCAGCCATCGCCGCCGAAGGAGACGGGACGAGACGTCATGA
- a CDS encoding iron-containing redox enzyme family protein, with product MTNVGLPLLPEPRGPASAAVTDALRGAEPVRPAIPADAYGDDLHLALYVLYELHYQGFSGVPDEREWDPGLLSLRAALEERFLGTLRADVPVGASDKAERALDELQLEPVGADSVSPSHFLHDHGTLAHFREYAALRSLYHLKEADPHAWVIPRLRGRAKAAMVAVEFDEYGAGHAEEIHAELFANLMTDLGLDTSYGHYVDAAPAEALATFNLMSLFGLHRALRGALIGHFAAIEVTSPPASRRLADALRRMGAGPAAIRYYTEHVEADAVHEQVVRHEVVAGLLAREPWLDADVVFGIRATGHLEDRLGARLLDAWRAGWTALRTGSITPALWDTQGT from the coding sequence ATGACGAACGTAGGCCTGCCGCTGCTGCCCGAGCCACGCGGCCCGGCATCAGCCGCGGTGACGGACGCGCTGCGCGGAGCGGAGCCGGTCCGGCCGGCGATCCCCGCGGACGCCTACGGCGACGATCTGCATCTCGCGTTGTACGTTCTGTACGAACTGCACTACCAGGGTTTCAGCGGCGTACCGGACGAGCGTGAATGGGACCCCGGACTCCTCTCCCTTCGGGCCGCGCTCGAGGAGCGATTTCTCGGCACCCTGCGCGCGGATGTGCCGGTCGGCGCGTCCGACAAGGCCGAACGGGCACTGGATGAGCTGCAGCTCGAACCGGTCGGCGCCGACAGCGTGAGCCCCTCGCACTTTCTGCACGACCACGGCACGCTCGCGCACTTCCGTGAGTACGCGGCACTGCGCTCGCTCTACCACCTCAAGGAGGCGGACCCGCACGCATGGGTTATCCCGCGGTTGCGCGGGCGGGCCAAGGCCGCCATGGTCGCCGTCGAGTTCGACGAGTACGGCGCGGGCCACGCGGAGGAGATACACGCGGAGCTGTTCGCCAACCTCATGACGGACCTGGGTCTGGACACCTCCTACGGCCACTACGTCGACGCCGCGCCGGCCGAGGCGCTGGCCACCTTCAACCTGATGTCCCTGTTCGGTCTGCACCGGGCCCTGCGCGGGGCGCTGATCGGGCACTTCGCGGCCATCGAGGTCACCTCACCCCCGGCTTCCCGCCGCCTGGCCGACGCCCTGCGCCGGATGGGCGCGGGCCCTGCGGCCATCCGGTACTACACGGAGCACGTCGAGGCGGACGCGGTCCACGAACAGGTCGTACGGCACGAGGTCGTCGCGGGGCTGCTGGCCCGCGAGCCGTGGCTGGACGCCGACGTGGTGTTCGGGATCCGCGCAACCGGCCATCTGGAGGACCGGCTGGGGGCCCGCCTGCTGGATGCCTGGCGGGCCGGGTGGACGGCGCTGCGGACAGGCAGCATCACACCGGCGCTCTGGGATACGCAGGGCACATGA